The sequence CCAGACGCCGCTGCGACAGATTCATGCCGACCAGTGGAACAGGCGTCCGGGCCGCCGTCAACGAATGGAGACGGGCTGCTCAGGATGTGGGACGGCGGGCGGCGGCGGGGGCTTGACAAAGGCGCGAGACGCTCCCGTACTCTCGGTGAAGGTCCGTGCTGAGGGGTGCGGGCCGCGTGAAGACGGGACACGGGCGGCGACTTCGCCCCGGAGTCCCGCATGCCTTTCGACGCACCAGCCTCCGACGCTCCCATTTCCGATACGCGCGCCACCCGCGGCGCACGCGACTCCGCCCCCGGCGCACGCGACTCCGCGGACCGCCCGCAGGGCCCGCCACCCGAACCGGGCGCGCCGCCCGAGCCGGGGAAGCAACCTGAACCGGGGAAGCAGGCCGTCCCCGCGCTTCGCATTGTTCCCGTGCGCCGTACGGGTCAGTGGATCGCCGCTCTCTTCGTGCTGCTTCTGCTCGCGATGGCGGTCAACTCGCTCGCGCGCAACAAGGCGTTCCAGTGGGACGTCGTCGCCGACTACTTCACGACCTCCGCCGTGCTGCGCGGTCTCGGACTGACCCTGTGGCTCACCGCGCTCGTCATGGTGCTCGGCTTCGTGCTCGGCACGCTGCTCGCGCTCGGCCGGATGTCGTCGAACCCGGTGCTGAACTGGGTCTCCTCGGGGTACATCTGGTTCTTCCGCTCGACGCCGATCCTCGTCCAGCTCCTCTTCTGGTTCAACATCGGCGCCCTGTACCCGCAGCTCGGGCTCGGCATCCCCTTCGGCCCCGAGTTCGTCACGGTCAAGACCGTCAACCTCCTCGGCCCCGTCACCGTCGCGGTACTCGGCCTGACCCTCCACGAGGCCGCCTATGCCGCCGAAGTGGTGCGCGGCGGGCTGCTCTCCGTCGACAGGGGGCAGATCGAGGCCGCGCAGTCGCTCGGTCTGAGCCCCTGGCGCCGGCTGCGCCGCATCGTGCTGCCGCAGGCGATGCGCGCCATCGTGCCCCCGGCCGGGAACATGCTCATCGGCGCGCTCAAGGGCACCTCGATCGTCAGCGTCATCGCCGTGCAGGACCTGCTCTACTCCGTGCAGCTCGTCTACCACCGCACCTACCAGGTCATCCCGCTGCTGCTCGTCGCCACGATCTGGTACGCGCTCGTGACGAGCGTGCTCAGCGTCGGCCAGCACTACGTGGAGAAGCACTACGCGCGGGGGGCGGAGCGCTCATGACCTCCGCACCCGCTGAGCCGCCGGTCGT comes from Streptomyces sp. Tu6071 and encodes:
- a CDS encoding amino acid ABC transporter permease, with the translated sequence MPFDAPASDAPISDTRATRGARDSAPGARDSADRPQGPPPEPGAPPEPGKQPEPGKQAVPALRIVPVRRTGQWIAALFVLLLLAMAVNSLARNKAFQWDVVADYFTTSAVLRGLGLTLWLTALVMVLGFVLGTLLALGRMSSNPVLNWVSSGYIWFFRSTPILVQLLFWFNIGALYPQLGLGIPFGPEFVTVKTVNLLGPVTVAVLGLTLHEAAYAAEVVRGGLLSVDRGQIEAAQSLGLSPWRRLRRIVLPQAMRAIVPPAGNMLIGALKGTSIVSVIAVQDLLYSVQLVYHRTYQVIPLLLVATIWYALVTSVLSVGQHYVEKHYARGAERS